Below is a window of Planctomycetes bacterium MalM25 DNA.
GGCCAGCTTGCCGGCCACCGCGGCGTCTTCCAGACTGGCGATCTCTCCGCTGGTCAGCGTGTAACGGGCCTCGCTGAACAGATACGCGCACAGGCCCAGGCTGGCGACGATCCAGAGCATCCCCCAGATGATCAGCGGCCGGCGTCCAAGGCGGTCTACCAGCAGCAATCCGAGCACGGTAAAGACCACGCTCGTCAGGCCGACCCAGATCGCCTGCGAGAACGCGGCATCCTGCCCGACGCCGAGCTGCTGGAAGACGGTCTGAGCGTAGAAGAGGATCGCGTTGATCCCGGTCGACTGCTGCGCGATGGCGATCGTCGTCGCGATGAGCACCGTGCGCCGCGTGGCGGGACCAAATAGTTCGGCGAGCTGGGTGAGCGGCGAGTGGCTCGAAGCGTTTGCCCTCAGGCCCGCCTGCATCTCGGCGAGGTGGGCCGGGGCTTCGCCTTCGGGGAGCACGCGGCTCAGCACACGCCCCGCCTCCTCGCCGCGACCCCGCATCACCAGCCAGGAGGGACTCTCGGGGATCATCGCCAGTAGGCCCAGCCACACCAGCGCGAACGGGACCTCAGAACCAAGCATCCACCGCCACGGCGAGTCGTTCACGCCCAGCGACGTGACCCAAGCCGCCTCCGAATCGCATCCGTGGTGGATCAGGTAGTTAATGAAGTAGGCGCCCGAGAGCCCGAGCACGATGTTGATCTGGGTCATCGAGACCAGCGTCCCCCGCCACGAGGGCGGAGCGATTTCGCCGATGTACATCGAGGCGACCGAGATCGAGCTGAACGCGAGCCCCCCCAAGAATCGGGCGGCGACCAGCGTGGCGTAGCTCGGAGCGATCGCGGAGCAGACCGCGGAGACGAGGTACAGCACAGAGATCAGCAGCAGCGTCGCCTTACGCCCGAAGCGGTTGCACGCGTAGCCCGCGAAGGGCAACGCGATCAGCACCCCGAGCGCCGGCGCGCTGACGACCGTGCCGAGCTGCATCGCTGTGAGCGAGAACTCCTCGGTGATCATGTCGGTCGTGCCGGCGATCAACGCCGCGTCGAGGCCGAACAAGAAGCCGCCCAGGGAGACGATCGTCGCGTAAAGCAACGCGTTGCGCTCGTGGTTTCTCATCGGCTCCGCCGGGCCTTGCGATTAGAGGGTTGCGTCGTCGAGAAAAGCGATGAGAAAGGCGTGGCCCACCGAATCAGTTGGCTCGGATGCGCAGGTCGTCGATAAACAGCGTCCCGCGGGCGCCCCCATCCGTCGGCAGCACGCTGACGCGCAGCCGATCTCTTGGACCCGACGCCTCGCGGCGTCGGAAGGTCTGAGTGACGGTGGTCCATGTCTCCGCGGGGAGGCCCGATAAGTCGAACGGCTCGAGCTCGAGCCAAGGCTCTTCGAGCGTCACCCGGAGGCGTCCCTTGTCCGAATCCGCGCTCCGCCAAACCCGCATCGATAGCGTGTGCTGGCCCGGATCGATCGCCGTAGTCCCGTAAGGCGTGAACGCGGTCACCTTGTCGGCGAGCCCGCTACCCGCCATGAAGCGGAGCGCACGCTCGCCGCTCGCCGAACGCTGGTCGGTGATCGCGAGATGCGTGCGGAACTCTTGTGGGATCCACCAGTCGTCACCGTCTGCGGCACGCTCGAACCCCAGCAGCCCCTCCTCGCCCGACGAGGCGGCGCCGTTCTGCCAGATTCGGATGTAGTCGATCTCGTAATCAACCGGCAGGTCCTCGCGGCTGGGCACACCGTGCCACGGGAAGGTTTCTGAGTCGACCCAAACCCACAACGGGCTGTCGATGACCCAGCCTTCCTCGCCGACCTGCTCCCTAGTGACCTCGCGCACGAGTTCGCCATCGGCGTAAAACCGCAGGAACTCGGGGTCCCACTCGAGGGCGTAGGTGTGGAAGCCGTCCGCCACTTTCCAGTCGATCTGCAGGCGATCGGTCCAGGTCGTCGGCCCGCCCGGCTTCGACCAATCGTGGATCGAGGACCAGAGCTCGGACTCGAGGTGCACCTTGTGGCGTTGGGCCGGACGGCCGGAGAACTCGAAGACATCCAACTCAGCGGAGTTACCCGTCATCCAAAACGAGCTGGTGACCGAAGCGTCCGCCGCCTTGCAGCGGATCTCGAAGTAACCGTACCGCACCGGCTGCTTGCTGATCACCGCGGCAGTGGTCAGGTTCTCGTACTTGCGGCCGTTGGGCGCTTTCTTATCCGTGCGGTCGATCTTTGGGGAGAAGTTGAACGAGGGGTCCCACTTCGCCTGTAGTTTCAGCTTGCCATCTTCGATTCGCACGTTGTCGGTCGAGAACTGCGAAGGCGCCCTGCCGATGAAGTTGGAACGGTACTCTCCGCCGGTTCCCTGGACGAACCACTTGTCCGTATCGAGGCGAGGGGTGTCAAACTCGTCGCTCACGCTCTCGACCAACCGCCACCCCCCTTGGTTATCCGGGTCGGTCAAAGGGCTGACCCCGTGAGCGGGCGGGGCCAGCATCGCCAAGGCCAGGGGCGCCCAGGCCATGCGTGGTGTGCGCGGCAGTCTGATCACGGGTGGCTCCTTTCGATCGACACGCCGTCGAGATAGAGCACGCAATCGCTCTGCGGGCTGCTGGTGTGGGTCACTTCGATGGCGAGGCGGTCTTCCTTTGACGAAGCCGCCGTGCGGGTGAATCCCTTCTCGAGCGGGACCCAGCCCGCCGAAGTGACCTGCCCGACTTCGAAGGCGACGCGTTCCGTCGGCTCACCGAGCGTGACCGCGACCTCGCCGCCGGGCCACTCCGGAGTAACCCAGGCATCGAGGCTCAGCCGATGGTCACCGGCTTCGAGCGAAACCGCTCCTTCGGGCGATGCCGCCGAGATGGTCGTCGGAGCGGCGTTCTTCTTGAGGCTTAGCTTGAGGCTGCGCGTCCCTTGGGACGCCTGCTCGTGGCGAACGATCTTCATTTCCGCCCCATCGCCGCTGCCGAGTCGCCAGAACTTCTGATAGCGATCTTCGACGGAGCTCTCGGGCAGGAGCGTGAGCGGCCTCCCCGCGTCCTCGTAGAGGATGGGCCCCTCGAAACCGAAGAAGGCGCGGTCCAGCAGGTTGGGTTGCGGCTTCTGCCAGACTCGCACGTAGTCGATCTCGTAGAAGGAGGGGAGCTCTTCCTTGTGAGGCAGGCCGAGCCAGACAAAGATCTCACTGTCGAAGTAGAGCTCGATCGGGTTGGTCAGGACCCAGTCCTTCCCTTCCTTCTCCTGTGTGGTCTCGTAGTAAAGCTCGCCATCGAGGTAGAGCTTCAGGTAGTCCTCGCCCCACTCGCAGCCGTAGACGTGGAAGTCATCGGCGACACGGAACGGTAGCTTCGTCTTCAAGCCGAAACGACGCGTCGGACGCTTCGCCGGAGGCGACCAGTCGTGGATCGAAGCTTTCCAGGTGTTCTCCTGGATGTCGCCTTTGATCTTGGGGGCGCCGACCTGCTCATAGATGTCGAGCTCGGACTGGTAGCCCAACGCCCAGAAGGCGCACGTCATATTGGAGTCGCTCGCCTTCGTACGGACCTCCATGTAGCCGTTGAGGAAACGCTTCTTGCTAACCACGCCGCCGGTGGTGATGGGCATCGGCTTGCCCTCCCACTCGCCGTAGGTGTCGTTGCGATCGCCGTCGGCGTAGGCCTTCTGGTCGAACGAGAATTCGGGCTCCCATTGCGAGCGAATCTTTAGCCGCCCCGCCTCGACGTAGACGTTGTGAGCGGCGTACTGAGAGGGCGGACGCCCCTTCCAGATGTAGTACTCGCCGCCGTCGCCCTGCACGAACCACTTCGACTGATCGAGGGCGGTGCCGTTGAATTCGTCGCTGAGCTCGGGGTTCAGAGTCCACCCGGCCTGATTGGCCGGGTCGGAAGCCGGTCCCCGCGGCCCTTCCGCCGCCAAGGCACGCGACGGTGCGAAGGAAGCAGCGAGCAAGCAAGTCGCCACGATCGGCATGGGCAACAGTCGGTTCTTCATGATGAGTCGAGTGGCGTTGAAAAGGGCCGGGAGCCGGCACACAGGCGTGAACACCTCGGGAGCTAGCCGAAGCGAGGTGCGGATCCTGTCAGGACGGCTTGGTTCGCGTCCGGGGACGCTTCCGCGAAGCCTCGTTCTCAAGGCGGTTCTGATGGTCGTAGGCTCGCAGGGCGTCGCGCATGCTGTTCGCGATGTGGTCTTCCATGTGACGCCTCGCCATCGCTCCCTCACGCCGCTTGATGGCGTGCAGGAACTTCCAATGCGCCCGCAGCGAGACCACGATGTGCTGGAGGTCGCGTTCGTAGGACCGCAACCCATAGATCAGCGCCTGGATGCGGCCGTTGTGGACGATGTTGGAGACCATCCGGTTGTCGGCGACTCCCAGCAGCAGCTTGTGCATCGCCCGGTCGGCGTCGAGGAAGCGCTCGAGGACGTCGCCCGTCATGTGCTTCTCGCCCGAGTCACGGAAGACGCGGCTGTTATGCCGCATGATCGCGAACTGTCGCTGCAGCTCGCGGACCTCGGTAGCCCGGATCAACTCGGTCGCCTTCTCCGCTGCGAGGCCCTCCAGGGCCTGACGAACCTCGAACATCTCGATGATGCTCTGGCGGTCGGGCTTGGTGACGAAGGTGCCGCTCGAAGGGACCTGGTAGAGGAGCCCCTCGGCGATCATCTTGCGGATCGCCTCGCGGACGGGCGTGCGACTGATGCCCAGTTCATCCGCGATGGTCTTCTCGGAGATCCGTTCGTTCAGCCCCCATCGCCCGCGTATGAGTTGCTCCTGGATGTGCTCATACGCTTTATGGCTCAAGAAGAGGGCGGTTCCGTCTTCACTCATAGGGCACTCACGGGGCGACGCCGATCGGGACGTAGTAATGGGGCCGGGGCGTAGTTGATGGCTGGGATGGGCGCGTT
It encodes the following:
- the csbC gene encoding putative metabolite transport protein CsbC, which produces MRNHERNALLYATIVSLGGFLFGLDAALIAGTTDMITEEFSLTAMQLGTVVSAPALGVLIALPFAGYACNRFGRKATLLLISVLYLVSAVCSAIAPSYATLVAARFLGGLAFSSISVASMYIGEIAPPSWRGTLVSMTQINIVLGLSGAYFINYLIHHGCDSEAAWVTSLGVNDSPWRWMLGSEVPFALVWLGLLAMIPESPSWLVMRGRGEEAGRVLSRVLPEGEAPAHLAEMQAGLRANASSHSPLTQLAELFGPATRRTVLIATTIAIAQQSTGINAILFYAQTVFQQLGVGQDAAFSQAIWVGLTSVVFTVLGLLLVDRLGRRPLIIWGMLWIVASLGLCAYLFSEARYTLTSGEIASLEDAAVAGKLAPLAGEKFASDLDFKRALTEALGREVAQRQQSLLLQKAARLNAGMLLFGILSFIGAFHFSVGPVMWVLFSEIFPTSTRAIAIPFFTVVTSLTNYVVQQFFPWQLENMGMSSIFLGYAAVVSLGLVILFFTLPETKNLTIEEVQAKLSSDKNAPAPS
- the porA_2 gene encoding Beta-porphyranase A precursor — encoded protein: MIRLPRTPRMAWAPLALAMLAPPAHGVSPLTDPDNQGGWRLVESVSDEFDTPRLDTDKWFVQGTGGEYRSNFIGRAPSQFSTDNVRIEDGKLKLQAKWDPSFNFSPKIDRTDKKAPNGRKYENLTTAAVISKQPVRYGYFEIRCKAADASVTSSFWMTGNSAELDVFEFSGRPAQRHKVHLESELWSSIHDWSKPGGPTTWTDRLQIDWKVADGFHTYALEWDPEFLRFYADGELVREVTREQVGEEGWVIDSPLWVWVDSETFPWHGVPSREDLPVDYEIDYIRIWQNGAASSGEEGLLGFERAADGDDWWIPQEFRTHLAITDQRSASGERALRFMAGSGLADKVTAFTPYGTTAIDPGQHTLSMRVWRSADSDKGRLRVTLEEPWLELEPFDLSGLPAETWTTVTQTFRRREASGPRDRLRVSVLPTDGGARGTLFIDDLRIRAN
- the porA_3 gene encoding Beta-porphyranase A precursor: MKNRLLPMPIVATCLLAASFAPSRALAAEGPRGPASDPANQAGWTLNPELSDEFNGTALDQSKWFVQGDGGEYYIWKGRPPSQYAAHNVYVEAGRLKIRSQWEPEFSFDQKAYADGDRNDTYGEWEGKPMPITTGGVVSKKRFLNGYMEVRTKASDSNMTCAFWALGYQSELDIYEQVGAPKIKGDIQENTWKASIHDWSPPAKRPTRRFGLKTKLPFRVADDFHVYGCEWGEDYLKLYLDGELYYETTQEKEGKDWVLTNPIELYFDSEIFVWLGLPHKEELPSFYEIDYVRVWQKPQPNLLDRAFFGFEGPILYEDAGRPLTLLPESSVEDRYQKFWRLGSGDGAEMKIVRHEQASQGTRSLKLSLKKNAAPTTISAASPEGAVSLEAGDHRLSLDAWVTPEWPGGEVAVTLGEPTERVAFEVGQVTSAGWVPLEKGFTRTAASSKEDRLAIEVTHTSSPQSDCVLYLDGVSIERSHP
- the ydfH_3 gene encoding putative HTH-type transcriptional regulator YdfH gives rise to the protein MSEDGTALFLSHKAYEHIQEQLIRGRWGLNERISEKTIADELGISRTPVREAIRKMIAEGLLYQVPSSGTFVTKPDRQSIIEMFEVRQALEGLAAEKATELIRATEVRELQRQFAIMRHNSRVFRDSGEKHMTGDVLERFLDADRAMHKLLLGVADNRMVSNIVHNGRIQALIYGLRSYERDLQHIVVSLRAHWKFLHAIKRREGAMARRHMEDHIANSMRDALRAYDHQNRLENEASRKRPRTRTKPS